The Daphnia magna isolate NIES linkage group LG6, ASM2063170v1.1, whole genome shotgun sequence genome segment GCGTTTCAAAAGGTGATGGGCTGGTTTACCTGTAACCTTCTCAAACCTTTCTATCAGAGCTGAATCGATGCTTGAAGAGCCAAATTTCTCTACATCAGAATGTGATTTGAAAAAGTCCTATTTTTGGGACACAATAATTATTTCTTACTTATTATCTTTTCATAGGCAATGCCTGTTGCAGAAGTTCCAACAACATTCCAAGGATCTACAAAATCTTCCTCTTCATTTTCCTCTTCAGTGGGTGGTTTTTGTGTTAAATCTAAGGCTTCCATAGCATCCACTATTATGTCTGTCATAATTGTTTTAGAGGAAGCCTGGATCTGGATATAAACAAAGATTTAATTCCTACAAAAGTTACCGATGCCATTGGTTTAATAGCtttgatacaaaaaaaaacttaatctTCAATCACTAGAAGATACATGATGCTGCCTCAACAATAATTCTCTCAGGGTTCATTAGTTGTTTTTGTAAAGCACATTGGTTCAGTGTTACCTTAATCacagaaaaatagtttttctAAAGTGGTAAGTGTTTATGCTTGAAATGATTTTCTTCCACTGGTGAAACTATTCAGTATATTGCATCAGTTTTTCATCAACTTCCTAGTTTCAACTTCCTTTACAACTTTCCGAACTTTCCACGTTAAGAAGACATGTACCGATGTCTTGTCTAGTTGTCTGCTAAATAACGTGCTTGCTTAGTCAACATTAGCAATATTTGGCAACTTCGAATTCAAAGCAGTCGATGTAAATGTCAGTAGCTCAGTATAGTGAATAACAAACACGTGTTGTCAATTGTCTCTATCCTTCGATTTTTGATAATATTTAATTTACGCCAAACACTAAAAAGGAACAAATTTAAGACCATGGTAAATTTTTTCTCTATGTAAAACTCTTTCTGAAAACGAAAACCTTAACCGAAACCCTTCATTTTCCGTTCCAATAGCCGAAAAACAAGCGCACCAAAAAGTTTGCCACAATGAAACGAATGATATCGGCAAATGACCCCAGAATGTAAGTTAGTGCAATTTAGCTTTTATTCTTTGCAATTAGAGTAAATCATTGAATTCCATAGAAAACCAAAAGACAGGCTTTCAAagccaaaagagaaaaaaattgatccCCATGAATTGAATGTCCATCAAGTGTAAGTACAGTGTTCACTATGTTGTTTAAACTATCTAATCCCCAGTTAAACTTTTTTCTATAGTACACAAGCCTCATCTGCATTGTTCTTCCAATACAACACACAGCTGGGTCCCCCATACCACATTTTAATGGATACTAATTTCATAAACTTTTCAGTTAAAAATAAGATGGACATTGTACAATCTCTAATGGACTGCTTGTATGCCAAGTGTGAGTACTGACTGCAAATTAACTTTTGTGAtaaggttgttttttttgggatACTCATAAAATAGTTTAATTTAACAGGTATACCGTACATCACAGACTGTGTTATGGCTGAGCTTGAGAAGCTTGGGCCCAAATACCGAATTGCCCTCAAGATCATAAAAGACCCAAGATTTGAAAGACTCTCCTGCAGCCATAAAGGCACATATGCTGATGATTGTATTGTGCAAAGAGTAACTCAGGTACACATTTTTTGCATTCATTATTCCATCCTGTAAAAACAGCTTAGCGTTTCTCCTTTTAGCATAAGTGCTACATCGTCGGCACATGCGATCGTGACCTGAAACGGCGTATTAGGAAAATACCTGGTGTACCACTCATGTTTCTCTCTCAACATCGTTACACAGTTGAGCGCATGCCTGATGCTTATGGAGCCCCTAAGTAATAACCCCTCTTAGATTTTTGGAACTTGATAATAAAACACTGACTCGGTATTGAAGTAACGTCGTCAAACGtgataattttttattgattcTGTACAGTACGTCGCACAGTATTGTTTCACGAAACGACTACAACCcataatatttctttttttttccagaaaagaaaaagtatttTCATAATTACACAAGTTGTAAAGTGACGCATACATTAGTGTAACGGTTATAGATGCTAATTTAGGCTACCAGATGAAGGGCTTCATTCGTCAAGGACGTATTCTgtaatgaaaacaacaaaaaaccgtTAGTCGTTCGTCTTACCAAAAAGAttttatgtatattttttgtttttttactttgtctATTTGGGGCCTCCATGGGGCCGCTAACGACAGATTACTGTCAACATAGTTATCTTCGTCATCACTTGAGAATTTCTCAAGTAGGCACGGCCTTGTCTGCGCACCTAGATCAGCCAATAAGGCAGCTAGAACTGGCTCGGCAGCCATGGCCATTTGATGGGCTGTATAGCCGGAGTATGTTTCGGCTTCGGTAAGTGCACCGCACTGAGACACTAGGAAATGTAACATGGCAGGATGCCGGCGTTCTACTGTATAATGCAATGCTGTACGTCCGTATTTGCCTTCCTGTAAAATATAAACACGAATGAGTCCCCTCGCTCTCTAAACTGATTAAATTGAAAGAGAAGTATATTCTTATATTTACCGTGGCATTAACGTTAGCTCCAAAGCAACAAAGCAACTTAGCTATGGAAACGTGTCCGTTCATGGCCGCAAGGTGGAGTGGCATCTGACCTG includes the following:
- the LOC116924367 gene encoding rRNA-processing protein FCF1 homolog — encoded protein: MPKNKRTKKFATMKRMISANDPRIKPKDRLSKPKEKKIDPHELNVHQVTQASSALFFQYNTQLGPPYHILMDTNFINFSVKNKMDIVQSLMDCLYAKCIPYITDCVMAELEKLGPKYRIALKIIKDPRFERLSCSHKGTYADDCIVQRVTQHKCYIVGTCDRDLKRRIRKIPGVPLMFLSQHRYTVERMPDAYGAPK